ATCGCGCCGTCGGCGACCGAGATGAGACGGTATACCTGACGGCCCATCATCGTGTGGAACACCCAGTAGTAGCTCTTGCCGCCCACCCGCTGCATGTCGGGGACCGGCAGGAAGGCATCCACCCTTTCGATGCCGCTGAACGAGGCCCAGGCGGAGAGCTGGCGGTCCGGCAGGTCGATCGCACCGGCCTGCTCGGGCGGGAGCCCGGATTCCGCGCCGTCGGCGATCGAGATCCGCCGGTAGACCTGACGGCCCTCAGCGGTGTGGAACAGCCAGAACCGGCTGCGGCCGTTGATCCGCTGCTCGTCCGGTACCGGAAGGATCGCGTCGACCTTGGTCACCCCGGCGTAGCACGGCCAGGTGGTCAGCGGCCGGTCGGGGCGCTCGCGGACGTCCAGGTGCTCGTCGCCGTCGGCGATGGAGATGGTCCGGCAGACCGGGCCGACGCTGCCCGTTCCGTACGCCCAGTACCAGCTCTTGCCCTTGTCCCGCTGGAGGTCGGGGATGGGCAGGAAGGAATCCGTCGGGCGGACGTCGCTCGGCAGCTTGTCGGTGAGTCGGCCGTCGCCGAGGTGCCGCAGCGTGGTCAGCGACGGTACGAAGGCGTAGACCGACCCCTCGGTGGCGACGAACTGGCTCAGGCTCAGCTCGGTGGTGGTGCCGGGGGTCTCGTAGCTGACGGTGCCGGCGGCACCGACCATCGCGTCGGGGCCCGGCTTCTTGGGCCGGTTGGGCGGGAAGGCGGTGCTGTCGATCCAGGACTTCTGGATGAACTCGAACTGCTGCACAAGGTCCGACTGGTAGCAGACGAACAGGAGGCCGCGCGGCGAGTCGGGCCCGCCGGGCCCCTCCGAGGCGGGGTCGAACGGCGCGCCGTACGGGGCGCCGCGGCGGATGATCCGGCGGCGGTCCATCACCGGATTCTCGTCGAGCGGAGGGTGTCCGGGCTCTTCCTGCAGTCCGTCCCGGGGGTTGGACTTGCGCAGGTGCGAGAAGAGCGGGGTGGTGTAGCCCTCCGGGTCGTTACGGAAGCCGAAGTCGTTGTCCTCGCCGGCCAGGGCGCTGGAGGGCATGTCGGCGTTGGGGCACTTGGCAACCGGGGCGCCGGAGCGCCAGCGGCCGACGAAGCGGGCGGCCAGCCACTCGCTGGTCGCCTCCGCCGGTACCACCTTGGCCTTCTTGAGCACTTTCAGCTGGACGCCGACCTGTGCCCAGAAGCCCGGGACGTCCTGGGCGAGCCGACGCACCACCTGGAAGGTGCCGTTGCCGGCCCAGTCGGGTGCTTCGTGCGGCCCGCCGTCGACCCGGTCGTGACCGAGGACGAACTCTCCGGCCGGGATCAGCCGGGTGCCGTGCTTGCCCTTGACGTACTCGGGTTTGGCCGGGTCCGGCTCGTCGAAGCCGAGCACGCCGGGTTCGCTGACGCCGTCCTTGAAGCCGAAGTGCTCCTTGCCGCGGCGGGTGCCCGGCAGCGTGGCGCCGTTCTGCTGAAAGACGATCACGATCTTGGCTTGGGCGCATGCCTCGCGCTGCTCGGTGACCGCCGTGTGGAGGTCCTGAACGGTGTCGGAGGCGACGGTGAGGACGGCGTGGACGGTCTGGCCCTTGCCGTCGCCGAAGAGCCAGTTCTCCGGTGAGCTGTCGCCGGTGTCGCCCAGCGCCCGCTTGTCCGAGCCCTGCTTGAAGGCCTCCAGGCCGCTGCCCGCCTTGGCCGAGGGCAACGGGTCCTTGCCGGTCAGCTCCCGCAGCCCCTCGTACGTGAAGCTGACATTGAGCCACGTGGCCTTCAGTGCTTTCGGGTCATCGCCGCCCGAGGCCTCCCTGGCCTTGCGGAAGGCGGCGTTGAACGTCGCCACCTGTCTGGTGGTGGAGACTTGTGGTTCCAGTCGCTTGACCCAGGTCCGTGCCCGCGCCGCGTCCTCGAACTTGAGGAACAGCAGCGTCATCTGGTCCTTCTTGAAGCCCGCGATCACATCGCCCTGGATGTCGTCGCTCTCACGCAGTTTCAGATCGTTCGGCATGCTCTCTCCCGGCGGATCGGCCCGCCCGGTAGTTGCGGACTGTAATCGCCACTATACGTAATGTAGTCATGAAGATACGGAGCGTAGCCAGGCGTTTCCGGTGATCGGGCTGCCCGACACCCGCCCGGGGAGCCGGGTTCCCCCATCGGTCCCCCTGTGCCACACGGCTGCTGAGGTGCTCTCAGATGGCAGGGCTCACCCACCTGCTGCCCTCGGCGCGACATCGCGCATGCTGTGACGCAAGACTGATACCCGTCACTGTGCGTGAACGGGGACCGCGCCACCGCGGCCTCTCCCTCGGCCGTCGTCCCGTCGGAGCCGGTGACCTGCGCTCGCTCTCTGTCCCCTGCGCAGCTCTCCCTCCCGAAGGAGTCGTATGTCCCGCACGAATCCTCCCGTGACCGCACGTCGACGACTCGCCACGGCGATCTCGGTCTGCGCCGTCACCGCGATGGCCGTATCCACGGCCCTGGCGGCTGCCGGCCCGGTACTCGCACACCCCGGTCACGGAGATCGCGGCGAGGACTTCCCGGCCGCCCCCGCCTCCCGGGCCGCGACCGCTCCGATCAAGGCCGACCCGGACGAGACGGCGGCGCTCGGCAAGGAGCACGCAGAGGAGCACGCCCGGACCAGGATGGCGATCGCCGGCGTCGGGGAGTACCCGCAGACCACCCGGACCGAGCGGCTCAAATCGCTGACCGACTCGCAGGCCACGGGCAATGCCGCCTTCGATGCCGCCGAGTTCGGCAGGTTCCGGGACTACTTCCAGTCCCCGGACTTCGCGGCCCACATCGCGATGCTCCCCACCGGCAAGGTGCTGCTGTTCTCCTTCGAACGGATCGAGACCAACCCGCAGAAGGAGCCCGCGCCCACCGACACCATCGGCAAGGAGAACGCCGGCCGCGCTTTCCTCTGGGATCCGAAGCTCGGCACCGGCCCCACGGCGTTCAAGGAGGTAAAGCCGCCGGTCGTCAACATGCCCGACGGCAAGAACGAGCCCCGCCCGGCCCCGTTCTTCTGCGCCGGCCACTCCTACCTGCCGAACGGGATGCTCGGCGTGTTCGGCGGCAACCTCGGCGGCAACGGCGGCAGCGGTGCCAAGCTGTCGCTGGTCTTCGACCCCTGGCAGGAGGAGTGGTACCTGAACCAGGACATGGCGGTCGGCCGCTGGTACCCGTCCGTGGTCACCGGGGCCGACGGGCGGCAGGTGATCATGTCCGGCCAGTCGGAGCTCGGCTGGGGCACCCCCACCTCGATCGTGGAACGCTTCCCCGCCCAGAGCGTCCCGGTGCCCGTCGACAAGACGGCCAAGCCGATCGGGTGGCCGGTGGAACGCCTCAAGACCGAAGCCCCGTTCAAGTGGGACTATCCGCACCTGTTCTCGCTGCGCGACGGGAAGATCTACGGTCTCGGCCGTGCCTCGGACCAGCAGTGGCTCTTCGACACCCTCAGCGACACCAAGAGCGACCTGCCGCCCCGCCCGGACGGCAAGAAGCGCAACTACGGCTCCGCCGTCCCGCTGCCGGCCGGCTTCAGGGGCCCCGACTCGGTTCTGGTCCTCGGCGGCGACCGCGACGACCCGAACACCTACCGCTTGGCCGGCGGCAAGTGGGCCACTGAGAAGCCCCGCGCCTTCGGTCGCACCCAGGACGACACCCTGCTCCTGCCGAACGGGAACCTGCTCACCGTCAACGGGGCCTTCGACATCCGCGACTACGGCAACGGCGACAAAAACCCCAACGCCGACCTGAAGTACCGCCAGGTCGAACTGCGCGACGAGAACGGGGACTGGAAGCTCGGCCCCGCTCAGCGACTGCCGCGCGGCTACCACTCCAACGCCGTAGTGCTCCCGGACGGCCGGATCATGATCACCGGCGACGAGCTCCAGCAGCTCGCCAACGACCCCGACATCACCGACAGCATGAACGGCAGCATCGAGATCTACGAGCCGGCCTACCTCCACCAGGGCAGCCGCCCCAGTCTCGGCCTGATCTTCAACCCCAGCGTCGGCTACGACGAGAAGATCACGGTGAGCACCAATACCCCCAACGACGTCACCCGCGCCGTCCTGCTGGCTCCGACCACCGCGACCCACTCGGTCAATACCAGCCAGCGTCACCTCGAGCTGCGCATCAAGAGCCGCAGTGGCAACTTCCTGGAGCTCCAGGCCCCGCCGTCCGCCGCTGCGGCCCCGCCCGGCCACTACATGCTCTTCCTCCTCAACGAGGAGGGCGCGCCGAGTGCGGCAGGCTGGGTCCAGCTCAAGCCCCCCACGGCCGGTGCCACACGCGGCAAGCCGTAGGCCACCGACGAGACGGCTTGGCGGGAGGAAACCGGGTCCTGGCAAACGGGCGGCGGTCCGGCCAGTCCGCAGACAGTCCGCAGGGCAGCCGTAAACGCCCGTCGCAGGCCAACGCAGCCAAACGGGCAAATGCCTGGTCAGGGCCCTGAGCGGGGCTCCGCCGCAGGTCAGGAATGGGCCGCAGACATTCCGCTTCCACGTCTGACGTTCCATCAAACGTGGCGCCTGGCCCGCTTGCTGGCGGGTCGGGCGCAGGTGCCTGTCCGCGGGGAGTCCTCGTCCGCAAAGTGCTGTGGCTGACGGCCGACCTGGTTGGCGTGGCTGTGGTCGGCGCCTCAGACCTTGACGACCTCTACGGAAGGGCCGCACAGGAGCGTCAGGTCCTCGGGGTCGGAAGTGAGGACGGTGACCGGCTGGGGCGCGTTGCGGGCGATGACGGCGAAGGCGGCGTCGATGGCGTACTTGTGGCCGTGGAGACGATGGGCGCGAAGGAGGGTGGCGGCTTCGTCGGTGACCGCTCTGGTGACGTCGTGAACGTCGACGCGGGAGAGGACCCACTTGATGCGGGCCGGGTGGATCCGCTCGTAATCGGCCTCAAGAGTGGTCATGGCGCTGGTGGCCACGCGGATACCTTCCTCTGCTGCCGCCTGGACCAGCGCTACGACGGTGCGGTCCTTGCGGTAGAGCTTGGAGAGTCCTTCGCTGTCGAGCAGCAGGGTGCCGGGCATCAGGCGGCGGCACCGCCGACCTGTCGGTGGTCATGGCGCAGCAGCGCGCGGGCGGCCTCGACCTCCTCGCGGGTGAGCTCGTCATTGTCGGTCTCGAAGTCGGCGACGATCTCCCGAAGCTTGTCCATGGCGACCCGTTGTTCCAGGGCTTCGGCAACGTAGGCGGAGAAGCCACCGGGCCCGACATGGGCGCGTACGGCCTCGGCAAGGTCCTCGGGCAGGCTGATGGAGTACTTTCTGCTACTGCTCATGGTGTCGATCCTACCGACGGTCGTAACTCTGTGGGTGCGCATGGCAGTGCGGGGGAGGCGGCTCGCCTCGGAGCGCGAGCTGATCGATCCCGACCATCGGCGGTCGGTTTCACCACTACGCACTGGACGGGGTGACCGCTTGGACGTCGCGTGAAGCTGATCAGATCTGCCTGCTCTCGGTCCACGCTCGGAGTTTCTCCGGGTTGCGGACCGCCCAGATGCGGGTGATGCGGTCTCCGGCGAGGCCGAAGGCGGCCACGGTCACGGTGACACCGGTGTGCTGGGCGACCAGGCCGGGCCGGCCGTTGACCGTCCGCTCCAGGAGCGTCAGTCCAGGGGCCTTGTCGGCGATGTGGATCAGGTACTCGGCGATACGCCTGCTGCCCACGACCGGGCGCAGGACGGTGCCGACCAAGCCACCGCCGTCGGCGACCATCGCGGCGTCGGGGTCGAGGAGGCCGACCAGGGCCTCGATGTCCCTGGCCTCCCACGCCTCCTTGAAGTGCCGCACCAGACCGGCCTGCCCGGCCGCCGGAACCGCCGGAGCCTGCGCGGCCCGGATGCGCCGACGGGCCGAGGACGCCAGCTGCCGGCAGGCCGCGGGCGTCCGGCCGACGATCTCGGCGACCTCGGCGAAGGGGTAGCGGAAGACGTCGTGCAGGATGAACGCCACACGTTCGGCCGGCGTCATCGACTCCAGTACGACGAGGAAGGCCATGGTCACCGACTCGTCCAGGGTGATCCGGTCGGCGGGGTCGGCCGGTTCGGCTCTGCCGCCGGCCCGCCCGCTGATCCACTCCGTACGGTCGGGCAGCGGCTCGGGTATCCATGCGCCGACGTAGCGCTCGCGCCGGGCCCGCGCCGAGCCGAGCACGTCCAGGCAGACGCGGCCGGCCACCGTCGTCAGCCAGGCGCCGGGCGACGCGATGTCCTCCTGCTGCTGCCCTGACATCGCGTACCAGCGGGCGTAGGTCTCCTGCACGGCGTCCTCGGCCTCGGTCAGCGAACCGAGCAGCCGGTAGGCAAGATTGATCAGCTGGCGCCGCTCGCCGACGATCGTGTTCAGGCCGGGCTCGGACCGGTCGTGCGCCGGCTCGGACGGTGTACTCATGGTCGCGGCCGCTCCCTGGTTCTTCTCGTCCGCTTCCGTCCCTCCCCGCTACGGCGAAACACCGCACTGGACTGTGAGGTTGACGCTTCACCTCACATTTCGCGGGCCCGCGTCGTCGGACTGCCGAGAGGCTACCGATCCATCGCCGCGAGGCAGAAGCGAGGACCACATCATGGCCGTACAGACGACGACAGCACCGGGCAGGTTCACGTTCCTGCACGTCGCGATCGCCTTGCAGACCTTGGCCCTCTTCTTCCAGGGGGTCACCGCCGGAATGCTGCTGTCCTCGTCCCTCGGCGCGGTACTGCACGACGTCGGATCGCGCGTGATGTACGGCGCGTCGATGTTGTACGTGCTCGCCGCGATCTTGGCATGGCGTCCGGGCGGCGGGTCGCCACGCCCCATCCTGTACGCGTCCGGCTTCCTCGTGCTCGCCTCGGTGCAGGTGGTCCTTGGCATCGCGCACATACCGTCGCTCCATGTCCCCCTGGGCATCCTGATGTTCGGCCTGAGCGTGCTGGCACTGGGCCAGGCGCTGTCCACCGCCCCGGGCGTCAACTCACTGCGACGTACCCCGTGACGCCCTACCAAGCACCGAGCCGTTTTCACGACTCCCCATCACCTTGCTGCTTCGAGTCGTGGGGGCGCGGCGGCGCCCCCTGGAAGATGAGTCCGGCCCCTTCTTCGTTCCCGTGCTGACTTGGTGCTGACCTGGAAGCGCTGTGTCAGTCGCTACGACCCGGCGCGAGTTTGTCCAGATCGAGGCTGATCTCGAATGGAAGGGACCGCTTGAGCGTGTGGCGGAAGATTCCTGCTGGTGCGTACGACCCGGTCGGCTCGTCGAGCTCGTAGACGTGCACGGCGGGAACCGTGTCCTCGTCCTCGATGCACCAGTAGTGCCGGATTCCCGCCTCGGCGTACTTGCGCAGCTTTACTGTCCGGTCGCGGTGGGCGGACTCGGGGGAGACGACCTCGATGACCAGTTGGACGTCTTGCGGGGCGAACCAGGTGCAGTCAGGGTCATACGGGGCCGTGGTCACCACGAGGTCCGGCTCCGGGCGGTTGCGGGCATCGAGGCGGATGGTCATCTCCCGACCGACCCTGAATCCCGCGGGGGCCTGTGCCCTGAGGGCAAGCGTGAGGTCGGTGACGATCTCTCCGTGCCACCAGCGCTGGGGCGACATCATGAAGACGAGCGCTCCGTCGATCAGCTCGGTGTGGCGCGGCGCTTCCGGGAGGCGGTCCAGGTCCTCCGCGAACCAGCCTTCCGCGCGTGGCGGACGCATCCAGTCGGGCAGTTCGGTCACGGCTCAACCGTAGCGACTCGGGGAGGACCGGGCCACGAGATCGTCAGTGGCGGATCCATCGCGTACGGGAAAGGGGCCGGGCTCATTGAGTCCGGCCCCCTTCCGCTGTCCTCCTCCATTTCACGAGGATCAGGGGAGCTTGGCCGCCAGGACATCCACCGGGCGGATGTCCGGGGCCGAGCTCAGCATCGCCTCCGCCACCTCCATCAGGGCGGCTGCGATCCGTCCCTGCAGATGGGCCGTGCGGCCCTCCTCGTCCTCGAAGGTGTCGAAGATCCCGAACGTGGTGGCGTTCTCCCGGAACGCGAACCAGGTGACCGTGTGCTCCTCGGCCCGGGCCAACTGCAGGGCGTCGCGCAGCAGGCTCTCGACCTTGTCCGCGTACTCGGGCTTGGCTTCGATGCGGGCCAGCAGTCCGATGTTCATGGCATCACTCCGTGGGTCGGCTTCGGTGTCCCCGGTGTCGGGTTCACCCTCAAACCTAGGGTCGCGACCGCCTCCACCCCAGTGTCGCAAACGACTCATCCGATACGGTTTCCGTCATGGACGTGGCAGTGCTGGCATACGACGGTGTGTTCGACTCCGGACTCTCGGCGATCCTTGATGTGCTCGACGGCGCCAACGCGATGCGGGAGGAGCTTCCGCATCCGCCGCCCGGCTGGCGGGTCACCACCGTCGGCTTCCGGCGCCGGGTGCGTACCGGCGCCGGGCATGTCGTGGCCACCGCGCCCGTGGCCGCGGTGGAGCGGGCCGATCTGCTGCTGGTGCCGGCGCTCGCCGAGCGGCGGCCCGACGCGCTCGTCGCCCATGTCTCCGGGCCCGCCTCGGCCGCGGTGCGGGGTCTGGTGGCCGATGCGCGCGGGCGCGGTACGCCCGTCGCGTCGGCCTGTACGGGCACGTTCCTGCTGGCCGAATCGGGGGTGCTCGACGGGCGGACGGCGACCACGAGCTGGTGGCTGGCGCCGGTCTTCCGCAAGCGCTATCCGGCGGTCACGATCGACGAGACGAGGATGGTGGCCACGTCGGACGGCGTCACGACGGCCGGCGCGGCCTTCGGTCATGTCGACCTCGCGCTCGCGATCGTACGAATGACCAGCCCCGCGCTGGCCGATCTCGTCGCCCGCTACCTGGTGGTCGACGAGCGGCCGTCCCAGTCGGCGTACACCATCCCGGGCGCGCTCGCGCAGAACGATCCGGTCGTCGCCGCCTTCGAGCGCTGGGTCCGGCTGAATCTCGACGAGCCGTTCAGCGTCGGCGACGCGGCGCGCTCGCTCGGTGTCAGCGAGCGCACCCTCCAGCGGACCGTACGCCGCGTGCTCGGCACGTCTCCCGTGCGCTTCGTCCAGGACCTGCGCGTCGAACAGGCCTCCCACCTGCTGCGGACGACGGATCTGTCCCTGGACTCCATCGCGCGCAAGGTCGGCTACGAGCACGCGAACACCCTGCGGATCCTGCTGCGTGAGCGGACGGGCAGCACGGCGGGGACTCTGCGCGGCGGCCGCTGATCCCGACTTGGAGCCCCCGTCATCGCGTGTGGGTTGTGTTACTCGACTCTCTGGAGGACAGTTCGTACCGAGCAGTAAGTTTGGAGTTCAAACTGAGGAGGCTGTCGTGCGGGACGCGGTGATCGTCGAGGCGGTTCGTACACCGGTGGGCAAGGGCAAGCCGGGAGGTGCGCTGCACGAAGAGCGCCCCGTGGACCTGCTGGCCCGGACACTTCAGGCGCTCGTCGAGCGGGCCGGGATCGATCCCGCGCTGGTCGACGACGTCATCGGCGGCTGTGTGACCCAGGTGGGCGACCAGTCGCTCAACATCACCCGCAACGCGGTGCTCGCCGCCGGCTTCCCCGAGAGCGTGCCGGGCATGACCGTGGACCGGCAGTGCGGCTCGTCCCAGCAGGCCGCGCACATCGCGGCGCAGGGCGTGATCAGTGGGGCGTACGACATCGCGATCGCGTGCGGCGTTGAGTCGATGTCCCGGGTGCCGATGGGGTCCAATGTGCTGCCGGGCAGCGACCCGTTCGGCGTGCGGCTGGGCGAGAGGTACCCGGGCGGGCTGGTCGGTCAGGGGATCAGCGCGGAGCTGATCGCGGCGCGCTGGAAGCTCGCGCGCGAGGAGCTGGACGCCTTCGCGCTGGAGTCGCACCGGCGTGCGGCCGGCGCCTGGGAGCGCGGGGAGTTCGACCGGGAGGTCGCCTGGACCGGGCAGCGGGACGAGAGCGTACGGCCGGGCACCACGGCCGAGGCGCTGGCGGGGCTGAGGCCCGCGTACTACGACCCGGCGATGGAGCAGCGGTTCCCCGAGATCGGCTGGCGCGTCACGGCGGGCAACAGCTCACCGGTCAACGACGGCGCGGCGGCGCTGCTGATCATGGGTGCGGATGTGGCGGAGCGGCTGGGGCTGCGGCCGCGCGCCCGGTTCCACTCGTTCGCGGTGGCCGGGGACGATCCGCTGCTGATGCTCACCGCGATCATGCCGGCGACGGAGAAGGTACTGGCCAGGGCAGGGCTGACGACCGGGGACATCGATGTGTACGAGGTGAACGAGGCGTTCGCGTCGGTGGTGCTCGCCTGGCAGCGGGAGACGGGCGTCGACGCGGACAGGCTCAATGTGCGCGGCGGGGCGGTCTCCATCGGTCATCCGCTGGGCGGCAGCGGGGCGCGCATCATGACGACGCTGCTGCACAACCTGGAGGACAGGGGCGGGCGTTACGGGCTGCAGACGATGTGCGAGGCGGGTGGTCTGGCCAACGCGACGATCATTGAGCGCCTGTGAGGGGGACGGGTGGTGGGGCGGCGGCGGCCCGGGTGCGGGGCGTCGGCCGCCCTCCGTCCGGAACGTTTGAATTCGCAACTGACCGTCTGGAATGAGCCACATGTCGACGAGCATCCAGCCCCGAGAGTGCTCCATCGCCGATGCGCTCGGCCTCGTGGGTGAGCGCTGGACGCTGCAGGCCGTACGCGAACTGACCCATGGCGTCCACTGCTTCGACCGGATCGTCCGCAACACCGGGGCGTCCCGCGACATCCTCACGGCCCGGTTGCGCAAGCTGGAGGCGGCGGGTGCGGTCCGGCGCGAGCAGTACAACGTGCACCCGCCGCGGTACGAGTACCACCTCACCCCGGCGGGCGGGGAACTCGGCGACGTACTGCTCACGCTGATGAAGTGGGGCGACCGGCACCTCAACCCCGAGGATCCGCCCGTGAGGTGGCAGCACTCGTGCGGCGAGGCGGCCCGCAAGGGGGCGCACTCGCCGACGGGCCGCGGGGTCCTGACGGCCGAATGATCCCGTCGGCTGGTCCCGCGCCCGTCTCCACCAGCACATGCCCTGGTCGTACGTCGGCCGTCCGCGGCGCCGCCGGCGACAGTGCGCGTCGAACGAGTAGAACCGGTCCGCCCATTCGGGCCTCAGAATGGCTTCGAGCAAAGCCATCGAGCGGCACACGTCGCAAAGTACGGGTATCCCGGGCAGTCGCCGAGCACCATCGTGTACGGTCACGCGCTGATCCAACCGCAGAGGTGTGGATCACCCACAGGAGGCATCAACGATGAGTGGAACGCACCCCGCAGCCGACGATCCGACCGGCTGGTTCGAGCGCGTCTACGCCGAAGGGGCCGGCGGGCGGCGGGCGATGCCATGGGACCAGGCGGGGCCCTTCGGCATGCTCAGGGAGTGGGCGCGGGTCCGCGAGGTGCGCGGCGGCGGACGGCGGGCGCTGGTCGTCGGGTGCGGCCTCGGCCGCGATGCCGAGTTCATCGCCGGACTCGGCTTCGACACCGACGCCTTCGACATCTCCGCCACCGCCATCCGTACCGCCCGCAGCCGCTTCCCGGATTCGTCGGTGCGCTACCAGATCGCCGACCTGCTGAACCCGCCTCCGGAGTGGGACGCGGCCTTCGACCTGGTGGTGGAGTCGCACACGGTGCAGGCACTTCCGGAACCCCTCAGGAGCGAGGCGATCGCCAACGTCGGTCCCATGGTCCGGCCGGGCGGGACGCTCATCGTCTTCGCCGCCGTGCACGACGCCGCGGCCGTCCCGTCCCAGGGGCCGCCGTGGCCGCTGACCCGTACCGAGATCGACGCATTCGCGGCCGCCGCGGGGCTCGCGCCCGTGGACATCGAGGAGCTCGAGGATCCGGACGGTCCGCCCGTACACCGCTGGCGCGCGGAGTTCCGCCGGCCCGAGTCCGACCAGGCGTAGTCCGACCTGTGCATTGACCATGTGCCCGGCAGCGAGGAGAGACATGTCGTACCCGGACCCGAAGTACCTGGACGGCAGTGGCGAGATCACCGCGGAGTTCCGTCCCGCGGACACCCCCGCGAATCTGGTGGCCAGGAGCGGCAGCCGTACGCACTATCTGGCCACCACCGCTTCCACGGGCGGGGAGTTCGGGCTCTACCGGATGGACATGGCCCCCAAGGCCGGTGGCCCGAAGACGCACTTCCACAGGTCCATCTCGGAGTCCTTCTTCATCCTCGAGGGGACGGTGCGGCTCTACAACGGCGACAGCTGGATCGACGGCACGGCCGGCGACTTCCTGTACGTCCCGCAGGGCGGGCTGCACGCCTTCCGCAACGACTCGGACGCCCTCGCCTCGATGCTGCTGCTCTTCACGCCGGGGGCGCCGCGCGAGGAGTACTTCGAGAAGGTCGCCGAGGTCGCGAGCGAGGGGTCGCCCGAGGAGCAGGCGGAGTTCTTCATCAAGCACGACACCTACTGGACCTGAGGCGCCAGGCCCGTCTTGAGGCCCGCGCCGCAGAGCGGGACGACCGCCGTGCGGTCGGTCCAGGTGCCGGCCGCCGCCCAGCACGCGACCCCGGTCGACTCGACGAAAAGACCGCGTGCGGCCAGGTCCAGCTGCGCCGCCCGGATCTGATCCTCCGTCACCGTGAGGAAGGTGCCGCCCGACTCGCGTACGGCACGCAGGATCTGGCGGGCGCGCGGCGGGCGCGGGATGGCGATGCCCTCGGCGAGCGTGGGCCTGGCCGGCGTCGCGCTGTCGTCGAGGAGTTCCTCGGCGCCGGCGTGGAAGGCCGCGGCCAGTGGCGAGACCGCTTCGGCCTGGACCGCGATCAGGGCGGGGCGCTCGGCGATCAGGCCGTGGGCGTGGAGTTCGGCGAGGGCCACGGCCGCGCCGAGGAGCAGGGTGCCGTTGCCGACGGGGACGACGATCGCCTCGGGGAGCCGGCCGCCGAGGTCCTCCCACAGCTCGTAGACGTACGTCTTCGTGCCGTGCAGGAAGTACGGGTTGAAGACATGGCTCGCGTAGAAGGTGCCGGGGGTGTCGGCGGCCGCGCGGGCGGCCAGGGCGGTGGCCTCACGGTCGCCGGTGACGAGTTCGAGGTGCGCGCCGTGCGCCCGGATCTGCTCCACCTTCTTGGCGGAGGTGCCCTCGGGTACGTACACCGTGCAGTCCAGACCGGCCCGTGCGCAGTACGCGGCGACGGCCGTGCCCGCGTTCCCGCTGCTGTCGGCGATCACGCGCTTCGGCGCGAGCCGGCGGGCGAGCTCGGCCAGCATCACCGCGCCGCGGTCCTTGAAGGAGAGCGTCGGCATCAGGAAGTCGAGCTTCACGGAGACGGTGGGCGTGAGCGGAACGAGCGGGGTGCGGCCCTCGCCGAGGGAGACGGCGGGCGCGGAGAGCGGCAGCGCCTCCTCGTACCGCCACAGTGAACCGACCCGGCCGGCAAGGGACTCGCGGGCTACGGGCGCGGCGCTGAAGTCCAGGTCCCAGGGGCCGCGGCAGTCGGGGCAGCGCCAGGCGAGCGACTCGACGGAGGATCCGGTTCCGCAGTCGGGGCAGCGGTAGGAGGTCATGGTTCGCCAGCATGGCAGTTGTGTGGCGCACGTGTTACGGCACCTCCCAAGCTCTTGTGTGTTTCCTATGGATCCGCCAATCTTTCGCTCGACAGGCGAGACACGGGCACAGGGGCTTCAGCTGTTCGTTGTCATGTGC
The Streptomyces lunaelactis genome window above contains:
- a CDS encoding class I SAM-dependent methyltransferase; the encoded protein is MSGTHPAADDPTGWFERVYAEGAGGRRAMPWDQAGPFGMLREWARVREVRGGGRRALVVGCGLGRDAEFIAGLGFDTDAFDISATAIRTARSRFPDSSVRYQIADLLNPPPEWDAAFDLVVESHTVQALPEPLRSEAIANVGPMVRPGGTLIVFAAVHDAAAVPSQGPPWPLTRTEIDAFAAAAGLAPVDIEELEDPDGPPVHRWRAEFRRPESDQA
- a CDS encoding winged helix-turn-helix transcriptional regulator, whose amino-acid sequence is MSTSIQPRECSIADALGLVGERWTLQAVRELTHGVHCFDRIVRNTGASRDILTARLRKLEAAGAVRREQYNVHPPRYEYHLTPAGGELGDVLLTLMKWGDRHLNPEDPPVRWQHSCGEAARKGAHSPTGRGVLTAE
- a CDS encoding cupin domain-containing protein, whose product is MSYPDPKYLDGSGEITAEFRPADTPANLVARSGSRTHYLATTASTGGEFGLYRMDMAPKAGGPKTHFHRSISESFFILEGTVRLYNGDSWIDGTAGDFLYVPQGGLHAFRNDSDALASMLLLFTPGAPREEYFEKVAEVASEGSPEEQAEFFIKHDTYWT
- a CDS encoding thiolase family protein, yielding MRDAVIVEAVRTPVGKGKPGGALHEERPVDLLARTLQALVERAGIDPALVDDVIGGCVTQVGDQSLNITRNAVLAAGFPESVPGMTVDRQCGSSQQAAHIAAQGVISGAYDIAIACGVESMSRVPMGSNVLPGSDPFGVRLGERYPGGLVGQGISAELIAARWKLAREELDAFALESHRRAAGAWERGEFDREVAWTGQRDESVRPGTTAEALAGLRPAYYDPAMEQRFPEIGWRVTAGNSSPVNDGAAALLIMGADVAERLGLRPRARFHSFAVAGDDPLLMLTAIMPATEKVLARAGLTTGDIDVYEVNEAFASVVLAWQRETGVDADRLNVRGGAVSIGHPLGGSGARIMTTLLHNLEDRGGRYGLQTMCEAGGLANATIIERL
- a CDS encoding pyridoxal-phosphate dependent enzyme; translated protein: MTSYRCPDCGTGSSVESLAWRCPDCRGPWDLDFSAAPVARESLAGRVGSLWRYEEALPLSAPAVSLGEGRTPLVPLTPTVSVKLDFLMPTLSFKDRGAVMLAELARRLAPKRVIADSSGNAGTAVAAYCARAGLDCTVYVPEGTSAKKVEQIRAHGAHLELVTGDREATALAARAAADTPGTFYASHVFNPYFLHGTKTYVYELWEDLGGRLPEAIVVPVGNGTLLLGAAVALAELHAHGLIAERPALIAVQAEAVSPLAAAFHAGAEELLDDSATPARPTLAEGIAIPRPPRARQILRAVRESGGTFLTVTEDQIRAAQLDLAARGLFVESTGVACWAAAGTWTDRTAVVPLCGAGLKTGLAPQVQ
- a CDS encoding GlxA family transcriptional regulator: MDVAVLAYDGVFDSGLSAILDVLDGANAMREELPHPPPGWRVTTVGFRRRVRTGAGHVVATAPVAAVERADLLLVPALAERRPDALVAHVSGPASAAVRGLVADARGRGTPVASACTGTFLLAESGVLDGRTATTSWWLAPVFRKRYPAVTIDETRMVATSDGVTTAGAAFGHVDLALAIVRMTSPALADLVARYLVVDERPSQSAYTIPGALAQNDPVVAAFERWVRLNLDEPFSVGDAARSLGVSERTLQRTVRRVLGTSPVRFVQDLRVEQASHLLRTTDLSLDSIARKVGYEHANTLRILLRERTGSTAGTLRGGR